Sequence from the Thermosinus carboxydivorans Nor1 genome:
TGATAGCCCTTGGGCATAACCGGCTTTACCGTGACGCTCCCCGGCGCCGTGGTTCCCGAGGTCGGCGGCGCCACTGCCGTTTGCGGCAATGTGACATAATAAGCGGCGCCCGCGATAATGGCGCCAATGGCCACAAGCGCCGCCAGCCGCTGTTTAGTTGTGAATTGGGCAAGAAAGGCCCGAAAATCCATGTCTTGCCTCCAGACACCAATTTTCGAAAAAAGGGGGATTATGTTAGCTTATGATTTCTACACGGCATAAATAAATCCTGTCGAAATACGACAGGATTACAAGAAATCTTTGCTATTGACGCCGTCGACAGTGCACCAGTCCGCTAGCTGCCGCTTTAAACTGCTAAGGAAATAGTCGAGGGCAATGAGCTGCTGGTAACAGTCGATAAATTCTCCCCACTCCTGGTCGCTGAAATCCTCGCGCCTGAGCTTGCTGGCCGACAAAAATGCCATTTTTACTGCTACCTTTTGGGCCTGTTGCATGTAGCGCAAAAACCCCAAAATTGCCTCAAGTTTTCGCACGCCATCCCCTCCCCATGCATTTTTTGTCAATATTTCAATATTTTTACAACCCACTTTTATTATACATGCCTCCCTATGCCGGGTCAATAACTGTCAGTTATTGACCCGGGTTTTATTTTACTTATAGTTAACAGGATTTTATGGAATAATGAGTAAAATATTGGTGGGTGATAACATGACATTTGGCGAACAAATCAAGCTCGCCCGCGAAAAGTTGCAGCTCAGCCAGGAAGATGCGTCCACGGCTATTGAGAAAAAATACGGCGTAAGGCTGTCGGCATCGTACCTGAGCATGATCGAAAGCGGCGCCCGCACCAATATTACCGTCAATCTCCTCAACGCCCTGCTGGACTTTTTTAACCTCCCCGTCGAAGCTGCCGCAAGCCTGTTCTGTAAACCCATTGCCGACAAGCATCCCCATGAAACCAAAGTTATGGAGACGTGGGAGCGCTACCACGCCCGGCCGCCGCTACGTCGACCGGAAGACCTGGCCCGCCTGCCCGACCACGCCCAATGGTGCCTGGCCGAATTTCAAGAATACTTAATAACGAAATATACCCAAAAAAATTAAGCGCCTCACCCTCAAAAAAGGGCGAGACGCTTTAATTTTTTTACGCCTGATGCAGGTACCGTATCTGCGCTTCGCTCAGCTCGTCAATGGCAATACCCATCGCCTTAAGCTTCAGGGTCGCCACCCGCCGGTCAAGCTCGTACGGCATATTGTACACCTTATTCGCCAAATTGCCATGATTTTCGGCGATATACAGCACCGCCAGGGCCTGCATGGCGAAGGACAAGTCCATGACCTCGGTTGGGTGCCCGTCACCGGCCGCCAGGTTTACCAGCCGGCCTTCGGCCAAGAGGTACAGCTTGCGCCCGTCGGCCAAGGCAAACTCTTCGATATTTTTGCGCACCACCCGGCGGGATACGGCCAGCGCCGCCAGGTCGTTCTTATTGATTTCGACGTCGAAGTGGCCGGCATTGGCCAAAATGGCGCCATTTTTCATCACGGCGAAATGCTCGCGGCGGATGACGTCGATGCAGCCGGTCAGGGTGACGAAGATGTCGCCGTAGCGGGCGGCTTCTGCCATCGGCATCACCCGGAAGCCGTCGAAGGCGGCCTCGATGGCCTTGATGGGGTCGACCTCGGTGACAATGACATTGGCCCCCAGGCCCTTGGCCCGCATCGCCACCCCTTTGCCGCACCAGCCATAGCCGGCGATGACCACCGTCTTGCCTACGACGGTCAGATTGGTCGTCCGCATGATGCCGTCCCACGTCGACTGGCCCGTCCCGTAGCGGTTATCGAACAGGTATTTGCAGTAGGCGTCATTGACGGCCACCATGGGGAACTTGAGCTTGCCCGCCGCCTCGAGCGCCCGCAGGCGCAGCACGCCGGTGGTCGTTTCCTCGCAGCCGCCGAGGATATTGGCCGCCAAGTCGCTGCGCTCGCCGTGAAGCAGCGCCACCAGGTCGCCGCCGTCGTCGATGATGATGTCCGGCCTGGTATCAAGCGCCTTGTGCAGGAAATGGTCATACTCTTCCTGGGTGCTGTTGTACCAGGCAAACACCTTGACGCCACGCTCGACCAGCGCCGCCGCCACATCGTCCTGGGTGGACAGCGGGTTGCTGCCGGTCATGGCCACCTCGGCGCCGGCGTTTTTCAGCACCAAACCAAGATAAGCGGTCTTGGCCTCCAGGTGCATGGTGACGACCACCTTTTTCCCCGCCAGCGGCTTGGTCCGAGACAATTCTTCATTGAGCACATTGAGCACCGGCATGTGCTCCTTCACCCAGTCAATCTTGTCATGCCCTCCCGGGGCAAGCTTAATATCGCGAATGATTGATTCCATTATACTTACCACCTTTGGTTATATTTAACCACGGAGAACACAGAGTATTGGAACCGCAGAGAACGCGGAGAAAAATTTATTATTCAATTCTTCGCGCGATGCATATCGCGCCTCTGTGTCCTCTGTGGTTAATAAGTTAATAATTAGATTAAATATCATATTATTTTCGGAGTTAAAATTATGCGCTTTATTCCTTCACTACTCAATTTGACGACATTAAAATTTACTAATAACCCAAGGTTTAATCCTGTAGCTTTAAGGTAAGACAGCACTTGCGCCATGTGGATAGGAGCAAAGGTATCTACTGCTTTTAACTCAACAATGATACTACCATTAACAAGAAAATCAAGCCTACCCTCGCCAACTGGAGTGCCTTTGTAGTTTAAGGCAATTTTCTTTTGCCGTTCAAATGGAATATTGCGTAATACAAACTCATGAGCAAGTGCTTCTTCATACACACTCTCAAGATATCCTGGGCCAAGAATGCGGTGAACTTCAATTGCTGAACCAATAATTCTGCCCATTAAATCATTTTTGCGCCAAACCAAATTATCCCCTACTTTAACATCTCTTTAGGGATATTGGAACCGCAGAGGTCGCGAAGATAAAATTTGATTAAAATTAATTTAATCCCGAAGTGCGATGTAATCGCACGCTCCGTGTCCTCTGTGGTTCAAATTCACATGGTTCAAATTTGTTTCTTCAAAGCCACAAGCTTCGTCCCCATAATCCGCTTATACGCCTCGACCCCCGGCTGATCAAACGCATCCACATTGGCCAGCTCGCCTTCATAAGCCACCGATAAGGCCAACAGATACAGCAGCTCCCCGAGGTGAAAGGCATTCAGCCGCGGCAGGACAAAGGTCGCGTTAAACCGCCCGTCGCTTGCGAGCGCCTCGGCATTGGCCGAGCGCGCCGCCTCCAGTGCCTGGCCCATGGTGATGCCGGCAATGGCGGACAACTTGTCTTCGCCCGGGAAAGCGTCGGGAATTATCGGATCGCCCTCCCAGTCGGCGATTTTTACAAACTGGACGACTTTGTCTTTTTTGCCGTCCTGATGCTGCTGGGTCTGGGCGTGCATGTCGGTCGTGCCTACAGCCACAATGGGCGTGCGGCCGTAGAACACCTCTCGCCCATCGCGGTCATAGCGCTTGCCGAGCGATTCGGCCAGCAGCTGGACGTACCACTCGGCCACCGACTTGAGGTAATCGCCGTAGGGCATGAACACTTCAATATCCCGCCCATACTTTTCGGCGGCGATAAACTTGAGTACTGCATTGAGCATGGCCGGATTCCGCCAGATGTCGCCGCTTTGGCACGCCTCGTCCATCGCCCGTGCCCCGGCCAAAAAGGCGTCGATATCAAAGCCGATGCAGGCGGCGGTAACGAGCCCCACTTCGGAAAAGACGCTGAACCGCCCGCCCACGCCGTCGGGCACGCTGAACATCGGCCAGCCGTGCTGGCGCGCCAGGCGGTGAAGCAGCGTTTCGCCTGCCCCTTCGGCCGGGTCGGTGACGGCGACGACATCGACGGCGATGAGCGGCGCCTGCCGCTGTAGCGCCTCATACACTACCATAAACGTGGCCATGGTGTCAATCGTTGAACCGGACTTGGAGATGACGATAAGGGTTACTTTATATTTGTCATTGCTCCCGCCTTGCGCCGTCTTGGCCTTGGCCTCGGCCACGAGATGTTCAATTAGTTCCTGCGTCCGCCGCGGGTCGATGTTATTGCCGCTAAAGTGCAGCTTAGGATAGCCGCTTCTTGCCTCGACCGGCTTATAGTTCCAGAACTCGCCGCAGTGGACGTCAAACAGCACCTTGTTGCCAAGATACGAGCCGCCGATGCCGAACGACACCACGGCGTCGACCTTGTAGCGCAGCGACTGGCCGAATGCTTTCAGCCGGGCAATGCTCGCCGGCGAATTTAAATTGCCTTCTTCAATATATGGCAGCTGGGGAAACAATACCTTCTCCGGCAATCCATCCTTGGACAAATGCCCCCGCACCTGGCCCGTGCGGCGCAGATGCTCCACCGCCGCATGGGCCGCCGCGATGCGCGCGGCCAAAGCGGTAACATCGCCCGCCGTAACCTTGCCCTCACCGTAGAGGTTGGCGTAATCGAAGCAAAAACCGGAGGGTAGTTTGAGGCACGCTTGTTGATCTTTGGTCATGGTTTCACCTTCACTTGATTTGTTTGCGGGCTAGTGACTATAACCACCTAGCTAGTGCCAGAGCCCCAAAAATAAAGACAATCTATAATCTTATCTATTTTGAATCTTATCTATTTTGCCGGGAAAATCCTCTTCGCATACCGGGTGATCTTTTCTTACCGCCGTGAAGTTAAATAGTGTTTGATCAACATTAATACTAGTAAAATCCCGGCTGCCCAAAAAACCGCTTGCTCATATTTTTGCCCCAGCCGCGCTATTCGTTCCCAGAATGTCCGCAAGAAACCTGTCCATGCGGCATCACTCTCATCAGCCGGCTGAGCGTCAGCAATTTTGAACGGCAAAAGTTGACTCGCGCCGCCAACCAAAAAAATATTGCTGGCTAAATTTTGCTGTTCATTGAGTTTGCGAATAGCACCGGCAAGCGCTGATGCGTCGCTGCTGGCAGTAATGCTTAGCAGCGGGCAGCCCTGCCAATTGCCGATCTGGCCAACAATCGTATTGACGACCGGATGATAGCGGTAAGTAACCGCTTGCCCCTCGTTATTAAGCAAAGTATAGCCTTTTCCCCTTTGGAGCGGGAATGCCTGCCAAAGCTCTTCGGGGATAGCTTCCGCCAGTCCTAATACCGCGAGATAATCTTGTTTTAGCCATTGCTGCCAATCTTTTAAAAAGGCGACCAATGGATAAGCATATTCGCCTGGCGGCAATTGCCGGTTCAAATACAGCACGAGTTCTCCCACCGCTCGAATAGCGTCAGGGGACGGATTATCGCTTATTAAAATAGCTCCTTTTTTATTAAACAGCATGCCGATATTGTCCCAGGTAAGTTTATCAACCGGCAAACGCGCGTTGCCGGCAAAATAACTTGATTGAAAAATTTGCGCCGAGCGTATGGTCCCCTTAACCTGGCAGTAGCCCGCTTCTTCTGGATAGACAAATTGGATACTTAAAGCATTTTTGCTTTTCAGCGGCACAGATGGCGGCAAACTGATTTCTTTGTTTATTTTGCCTGACCCGTCGAGCGCTTCGCTGTGGATTAGCGCCCGGTTAAAGTAAACATCAAGGCGCACCTGCTTGCCGGATATGTTAGCAGGGCTGTAACGCCCTTCCAAATGGATGGTAATGCTCCGCGGCGCTTCTGCGAGCAAAGCGGGATAGAGGGTAAAGTCAACCGGAATACTTAAAATTCCTTCCTGGGGCCCATTGTTGCCGAAAAAAACTTTATCTCTTTCCTTAGCCGCCGCAGCCGCCGGCAAACTTACACTAATATTAGCGCTGTTGGCGGCCTGTAGCCAGTCGGTCCGCCCTAACTGGCGCGATAAATTGTACAAGTTGCCCTCATCTTGGGCGGTTATAAGCACCAGATCGGCAAACGGCAAATGAATCCCCTGGGTATACCCAGTCAAATTAGCGGGAAGGTTATTATGGAGCGCGACCCACACCCGCGGCACTTCCGGGTAATTGCCCCGCTCACCGGCCAAAATCAGTTTCACCGGCAGATAAGGATACTGTTTCTGCAACTGGGCATAGGCCCAGGAACCGGCCGTAATTTCCGCCAGCGTGGGTTGGTCAGGGATGACCACTAATAAGCCGCTCGTTAAGCCGGCGAAAAACTCGGGCACGGTCTTGGGGATAACCGGATTATAGTTATAGATTACCCCGGACTGGTTGCGGATGATATAGAATAAATGCCCGCGCTCGTAATCGGCGCAAAGGTCATTGGTGGCAAAAAGATTAGCAGCAATCGCAACCCGTAAGCTGCCGCTTTGCAGCATATCTTGCGTCAAAGGCAGCTGAATGGCAGGCTTTTTTCGCAGCTGGCCGGCCGAATAGAACGCTGCCGCCCGGTCATTGATATAAATGGTAAAATTGCTCTGATCATTCAGGAACGGTCCCGGTTCCACCGTTAAACTGGCCATGCTGCCAGGCAAAAGATTTAGGCGCGGCGCCGGGAAAGAGAAAGTCACCGCAGTTTTAGCGCCGGTAACGGTTATATCCTGCTCATAACCGATTTGTTGCAGCGTAATTGCCGCTGTTTTCGCCAGCGCCTGGTCGGGCAGCGCCAGCATGAGAGCGAGGACGGCAATGGCTCCCGCACGCCGGCCAACCTTGAGCGCGATTTGGCTGAAACGCGGCTGGCCGTCTTCAACCTCGACAATCGCTGCTTTGACCGTTTGCGCCTGAT
This genomic interval carries:
- a CDS encoding helix-turn-helix domain-containing protein; translation: MSKILVGDNMTFGEQIKLAREKLQLSQEDASTAIEKKYGVRLSASYLSMIESGARTNITVNLLNALLDFFNLPVEAAASLFCKPIADKHPHETKVMETWERYHARPPLRRPEDLARLPDHAQWCLAEFQEYLITKYTQKN
- a CDS encoding adenosylhomocysteinase — its product is MESIIRDIKLAPGGHDKIDWVKEHMPVLNVLNEELSRTKPLAGKKVVVTMHLEAKTAYLGLVLKNAGAEVAMTGSNPLSTQDDVAAALVERGVKVFAWYNSTQEEYDHFLHKALDTRPDIIIDDGGDLVALLHGERSDLAANILGGCEETTTGVLRLRALEAAGKLKFPMVAVNDAYCKYLFDNRYGTGQSTWDGIMRTTNLTVVGKTVVIAGYGWCGKGVAMRAKGLGANVIVTEVDPIKAIEAAFDGFRVMPMAEAARYGDIFVTLTGCIDVIRREHFAVMKNGAILANAGHFDVEINKNDLAALAVSRRVVRKNIEEFALADGRKLYLLAEGRLVNLAAGDGHPTEVMDLSFAMQALAVLYIAENHGNLANKVYNMPYELDRRVATLKLKAMGIAIDELSEAQIRYLHQA
- a CDS encoding GxxExxY protein, translated to MVWRKNDLMGRIIGSAIEVHRILGPGYLESVYEEALAHEFVLRNIPFERQKKIALNYKGTPVGEGRLDFLVNGSIIVELKAVDTFAPIHMAQVLSYLKATGLNLGLLVNFNVVKLSSEGIKRIILTPKII
- the pgaD gene encoding poly-beta-1,6-N-acetyl-D-glucosamine biosynthesis protein PgaD, with translation MHYVPISATRRSRYQSRLAVRLLPRRYIVSFIFANLIMQFGPVAPQAARQFMASAFHGAALLIIAFFLYRLASWLIAPLYTRLKQITIAFYRVLLAGEQTAAVGDFATNVIDTPRLRKPFLRLVEFLFSLSIWVTFISLIQPLATVLMWLIGFKLIDAELFDLAAVESTVEMMKLSVWWAGIVFLILFGWAQWNYWRYGRLERRKHRPAVTPVDLAVHYQTSLAAVHQAQTVKAAIVEVEDGQPRFSQIALKVGRRAGAIAVLALMLALPDQALAKTAAITLQQIGYEQDITVTGAKTAVTFSFPAPRLNLLPGSMASLTVEPGPFLNDQSNFTIYINDRAAAFYSAGQLRKKPAIQLPLTQDMLQSGSLRVAIAANLFATNDLCADYERGHLFYIIRNQSGVIYNYNPVIPKTVPEFFAGLTSGLLVVIPDQPTLAEITAGSWAYAQLQKQYPYLPVKLILAGERGNYPEVPRVWVALHNNLPANLTGYTQGIHLPFADLVLITAQDEGNLYNLSRQLGRTDWLQAANSANISVSLPAAAAAKERDKVFFGNNGPQEGILSIPVDFTLYPALLAEAPRSITIHLEGRYSPANISGKQVRLDVYFNRALIHSEALDGSGKINKEISLPPSVPLKSKNALSIQFVYPEEAGYCQVKGTIRSAQIFQSSYFAGNARLPVDKLTWDNIGMLFNKKGAILISDNPSPDAIRAVGELVLYLNRQLPPGEYAYPLVAFLKDWQQWLKQDYLAVLGLAEAIPEELWQAFPLQRGKGYTLLNNEGQAVTYRYHPVVNTIVGQIGNWQGCPLLSITASSDASALAGAIRKLNEQQNLASNIFLVGGASQLLPFKIADAQPADESDAAWTGFLRTFWERIARLGQKYEQAVFWAAGILLVLMLIKHYLTSRR